A window of Microbacterium lushaniae genomic DNA:
CGTGCAGGACTGGGCGACGCTGAACGAGCCGTGGTGCTCGTCGTTCCTGAGCTACACCGCCGGCGCGCACGCCCCCGGTCACTACTCCGCAGCCGAGGGGATGCTGTCGGCCCACCACCTGCTGCTGGGGCACGGCAGCGCGATCCGGGAGCTGCGCGCACGTGACGCCTCCCTGAACCTCGGCATCACGCTCAACCTCACGGTCGCCGACGCGGTGGATCCCACGGATGCGGCCGACGTCGACGCCGCCCGCCGCATCGACGGGCAGTTCAACCGCTGGTTCCTCGACCCGGTGTTCCGCGGCAGGTATCCCGGCGACATCCTCGACGACTTCCGGCGCGTGGACCCCGACGCCGTGGCGGCCCTGGAAGCGGCCGTGAAACCGGGCGATCTGGAGACCATCGCGGCACCGCTGGACACGCTGGGCGTCAACTACTACCACGGCGAGTACGTCGGGGGCCGCCCGCCGGCCGATGCCCCCGGCGGCGGCGACGCGCCGACCTCGCGCCGCACGCAGTCGCCGTTCCCGGCGTCGGAGGACATCTTCTGGCACGATCGCGGGCTGCCTCGCACGTCGATGAACTGGGAGGTGCAGCCGGAGGGCCTCACCCGCCTGCTCCGCCGCGTGCACGAGGAGTACACGGCCGAGCGCGGCGTCGCCCTCGTCGTCACCGAGAACGGCGCAGCCTACGAGGACGAACCGGTCGTCGTGGACGGGCGCGTGGAGGTGGACGACGCCGAACGCACCGAGTTCGTCGAGCTGCACCTGGGCGCGATCCTCGACGCGATCGACCAGGGCGTGGATGTGCGCGGCTACTTCTACTGGTCGCTGCTGGACAACTTCGAATGGGCGTGGGGCTACGCCAAGAGGTTCGGCATCGTGCGGGTGGATTACGAGACCCAGGAGCGGTCGATCAAGC
This region includes:
- a CDS encoding GH1 family beta-glucosidase, with the protein product MTTTALPARPGLREFPSSFRFGAATAAFQIEGAAFEDGRRASIWDAFCRVPGAVLGGDDGDIACDHYHRYPQDVALMKELGLQTYRFSTSWSRVRPDGGPLNQAGVDFYRRLVDELLDAGIRPWLTLYHWDLPQALQERGGWTVRETAERFTEYALDMHDALGDRVQDWATLNEPWCSSFLSYTAGAHAPGHYSAAEGMLSAHHLLLGHGSAIRELRARDASLNLGITLNLTVADAVDPTDAADVDAARRIDGQFNRWFLDPVFRGRYPGDILDDFRRVDPDAVAALEAAVKPGDLETIAAPLDTLGVNYYHGEYVGGRPPADAPGGGDAPTSRRTQSPFPASEDIFWHDRGLPRTSMNWEVQPEGLTRLLRRVHEEYTAERGVALVVTENGAAYEDEPVVVDGRVEVDDAERTEFVELHLGAILDAIDQGVDVRGYFYWSLLDNFEWAWGYAKRFGIVRVDYETQERSIKRSGLRYSRIIADRALDDPAHA